A segment of the Candidatus Cloacimonadota bacterium genome:
ATTTTTTAATGCGGTCATTTACAAAATCTAACTGTAAGAAGTCATTTACGGATAGTCGGACAAAATCTTTTGTATCGACTTCTTTTGAAATTTTATAATTATTTTGGGTTAATTCTGCTTCGATTTCTCGCACAGAATAATGAAAAGTATGGGAAAAATTTGTAAAGAAGTCCAAATCTTCAGAATGTCTCCCCTGATAGTGGAAACGATTAAGGCAGGTTCCACCGGTAAGGTAGAATTCGGTTTCATGGGAAAAAATAGCATCCAAAACCTTATCTTGCAATTTATATAACTCTTTCAAATTTAAATTTTCCACTCTAACTCCGGAATGTTTACTTTTTCTCCTGTAATAAAATATTTTGCTATCAAATAGCGATGTTTAATATATTTAAAATTAAATTCGGGAACTTTAAAAGAATCAACCAATTTTATCAAGTCTTCCTGAGTAAATAAAATTTTGAGACTGCGGATCATATCGTGGCTATTTAACAGAATTTTTTCAAATAGGAATTTCTTCATTCTGAAATCTTCCGTTTTTGCAATTTTGATAATCTGCTCAAGCGTAAAATCGTAATCCCAGAAACAATCTTTAATAATATTTTCTAACAAAATTTTTTCCTTTCATATTTTTACTTCTTGCTTCTCACCTCAAATTGCATATCATATAATTTTTTGTATTTCGGGCATGTTTTCAACAGCTCGTCATTAGAACCCAAACCAACCAGTTTTCCTTTGTCCAAAACAATTATTTTATCCGAAGAGAGAATTGTGGATAAGCGGTGAGCGATAACAATGACAGTTTTATTTTCAGTTGCTCGCTCGATCGCTTTTTGAACTTTTTGCTCGGATTCAGTATCAAGAGAACTCGTTGCTTCGTCAAAGATAAGTATGGGAGGATTGCCGATAATCGCTCTTGCAATACAAATTCTTTGCCTTTGTCCACCTGAAAGATTTGTGGCTTTCGGATTGAGAATTTCATCATACTTGTTTGGCATTTTTTGGATAAAATTATCTGCGTAAGCAATTTTTGCCGATTCTATCACTTTCTCATCTGAAACTTGTTGCAAAGAACCGAAACGAATATTATTTGCCACAGTATCACTAAAGAGAATTGACTCCTGTGTTACGGTTCCGTAAAGGGAACGTAAATCTTTTAATTCAAGTTTATTTATCGGCACATCATCAATAAAGATTTCACCATTTGTGGGATCATACATTCGAGGTAGCAAATTGATAATGGTAGTTTTTCCAGCCCCGCTTCCGCCGACGATAGCAATTTTTTCACCCTTTTTAATTTGGAAAGATATGTTTTGCAAAACAGGCACTTTTTCATCATAAAAGAAGGAGACGTTTTTTAGCACTAAACCTTTGTCAAATGATTTTTTGGGAATCGGGTTTTCACAATTTTTTATTTCTGATTTTCTGTTCAGAATTACAAAAATTCTATTAAGAGAAACTACAGCTTTTTTTATATTTGCATAAGTTGCTGTTAGTTTTTTAAAAGGGTTTAGCATTGAGCCGATTGCAAGCAGAAAAGCAGTAAACATCCCAAGTGTGAAATGACTGTTACTCGCAAGCACACTCATTCCGCCCAACAGCAAAACGATTATGACGATAAATAGGCTATTGAGTTCTGACAAAGGGACATTTAATTTTTTATAGAGGATGGATTTTCGCCAGAAGATAAAATATTTCCGATTTATCCGGTTGAACTTTCTCATCTCGATTTCTTCTCTGGAAAAAACCTGAACGATGTGAATTCCATTGAGAATTTCCTCAATTTTTGAGAAGAGGGAAGAAAATTGTTGCTGAATTTTTTTAGAATATTTTTTTATTTTTTTACCAAGAACCCTAACCGCAAATCCAAAAAGAGGGAGAATGATCAGGCTAAGCCAGAAAAGTTTAGGATTTAGCATTATTGCAATTCTTGCGAAAACAAAGAGCATTATCACATCTCGGGCAGCATTTATAATTGATTGGATATAAAAATCACTCACGTTTTTTACGTCATCCACAATTCTTACCATCGAATCACCAACTTTGTTTGTGTTTAAAAATTCTAAGGGTTGGGTAAGATATTTTTTAAAGATCTGATTCCGAATGTGATAAGTGGTTTTTCCACGTAAATTCGCAAAGAAAACCTGATTTCCGTAAAAGAAAATATTTTTTAGCACGATCAAGAAGATCAATCCCATAGCCACGAGCTTCAATAATAGTAGCGAATTTGTATTTTCCAAAAGGTATTTGGCTCTGTTCGTAATTTCAGAAAGATAGGAAGCGTCAAAATTAAATAACAAATATTTTGCATTAACGAGTAAGTCAGAGAAAATTGGTTTGAATGCAGTAAAAAATCCTGCTACAGAATTATAGATTGAAGGTGCTTTTGAGGGTGCGAAAACGTAATCAAAAAGTGGGATAACCGTTGTGATTGTTATCCCACTAAAAAGAGCATAACCGAGCATAAAAAATATTCCACCAATTAGATAAAACCAGTTTTGGAACATGATTTTATAAATGTAAAACAGGTTATGCGCTTTGCTTTTCATTTGAAATAATTTTAATATTTTTTTGCTGCTTCTTCTCCGGAAAGTGCTCGAACACCCGCTTGTGCAAGAGCTTCCATTTCACCTTCACCTGGAAAAATTAAAACAGGTGCGATGAATTTGGTTCGTTCGATTATCCATTTGGGCAAATACTTGTCATAAGCAAGACCACCCGTGAGATAAATAGCATCCACATCACCTTTTAGAACTGTGGCACAAAGTCCGATTTCTTTAGAAATTTGATAGGCAAAAGCACGAAATATTTTCTCAAATTTTTCATTACCTTCATCAATTTTATTTTCGATATCTACGCCGCTATCAGTTCCGAGATAGGCAATAAGACCACTATTTTTTACCAGTTTTTTTTCCAATTCCTCTTTTGTGTATTTACCGGAAAAACACAGATTGATTACACCGCTGATTGGAAGAGCACCTGCACGTTGGGGAGAAAAAGGTCCCATTCCGAGTAGAGCATTGTTCACATCAACAATTTTCCCGTCTCTAATTGCTGCCACACTTACACCGCCACCCATGTGAACTGCGATCATATTACACTTATCAAGAGGTTTACCTATTTTCTCAGCCGATTTTCGTGCGATAGATTTTATGTTCAAGGCATGAAACAAGCTTTGACGTTGTATTTCCGGAACGCCGGAAATTCGAGCGATATCATCCATCTCATCAACCGTTACCGGATCGGCTATAAAAGATGGGATATCAAATTCATCACCAATGGATTTTGCAATAAAAGCACCAAGATTTGATGCATGAGTTCGCCCCCAAAGAGATTTGTCTTTTAAATCAGCAAGCATTTTATCGTTAACTTTATAGGTTCCACTTGCAACGGGATGAACTAATCCACCCCTACCGACAATAGCGTTTAAAGTCGAAACGTGAATGTTGTTTTCTTCAAGTGCTTCTTCTACGATATTTTTTCTGAACTCAAATTGATCGATTAATTCAGCAAAGCCGGAAAGTTCTTCCGGTTTGTGTTGCAGCGTTTTTGAGAATACTTCTTCTTCATTATCGAAAACTGCAATCTTTGTCGAGGTTGAGCCGGGATTAATTGCAAGTACTCTATAGGTTTTCATGTAATCCTCCGAAATTATTAATTAATGACAGGTTCTAAGAAAAGGTAAAAAAAGGTCAATAAAAAAAGCCCTACAAAATTATGTAGGGCTTATTAG
Coding sequences within it:
- a CDS encoding ABC transporter ATP-binding protein, coding for MKSKAHNLFYIYKIMFQNWFYLIGGIFFMLGYALFSGITITTVIPLFDYVFAPSKAPSIYNSVAGFFTAFKPIFSDLLVNAKYLLFNFDASYLSEITNRAKYLLENTNSLLLLKLVAMGLIFLIVLKNIFFYGNQVFFANLRGKTTYHIRNQIFKKYLTQPLEFLNTNKVGDSMVRIVDDVKNVSDFYIQSIINAARDVIMLFVFARIAIMLNPKLFWLSLIILPLFGFAVRVLGKKIKKYSKKIQQQFSSLFSKIEEILNGIHIVQVFSREEIEMRKFNRINRKYFIFWRKSILYKKLNVPLSELNSLFIVIIVLLLGGMSVLASNSHFTLGMFTAFLLAIGSMLNPFKKLTATYANIKKAVVSLNRIFVILNRKSEIKNCENPIPKKSFDKGLVLKNVSFFYDEKVPVLQNISFQIKKGEKIAIVGGSGAGKTTIINLLPRMYDPTNGEIFIDDVPINKLELKDLRSLYGTVTQESILFSDTVANNIRFGSLQQVSDEKVIESAKIAYADNFIQKMPNKYDEILNPKATNLSGGQRQRICIARAIIGNPPILIFDEATSSLDTESEQKVQKAIERATENKTVIVIAHRLSTILSSDKIIVLDKGKLVGLGSNDELLKTCPKYKKLYDMQFEVRSKK
- the buk gene encoding butyrate kinase; translated protein: MKTYRVLAINPGSTSTKIAVFDNEEEVFSKTLQHKPEELSGFAELIDQFEFRKNIVEEALEENNIHVSTLNAIVGRGGLVHPVASGTYKVNDKMLADLKDKSLWGRTHASNLGAFIAKSIGDEFDIPSFIADPVTVDEMDDIARISGVPEIQRQSLFHALNIKSIARKSAEKIGKPLDKCNMIAVHMGGGVSVAAIRDGKIVDVNNALLGMGPFSPQRAGALPISGVINLCFSGKYTKEELEKKLVKNSGLIAYLGTDSGVDIENKIDEGNEKFEKIFRAFAYQISKEIGLCATVLKGDVDAIYLTGGLAYDKYLPKWIIERTKFIAPVLIFPGEGEMEALAQAGVRALSGEEAAKKY